The nucleotide sequence CAAAGGGACAAAAATAAATCCAAATAAAAATATTATGGGATTTGAGAAAAAACAGCTAATTGAAATCCTAACTATGATGATCCGTTCAAGATCTATTGATGCAAAAGCAATGCGAATTCTAAAACAAGGGAAATCATTTTTTCATATTGCTGCTGAAGGACACGAAGCTGTTCAGATGGCAATTGGTTTGCATCTCGATCCAAAAAAAGATTGGTTGTTTCCGTACTACAGAGATCTTGGAACAGTATTGATGGCTGGTCTGACTCCTGAAGAAGTATTTCTGGGAACTTTTGCAAAAGCGAATGATCCTGCGAGCGGTGGAAGACAGCTTCCGGTTCATTGGGGAATGATAAATGCTCAGCTTCCATCTCAATCAAGTCCAACCGGTACACAGTTTTTGCAAGCAGTTGGAACAGCAATGGCTTCAAAAAGAAAAGGAATTAAAAATGTTTCTTACGTCAGCAGCGGCGAAGGAACAACAAGCCAGGGTGAGTTTCATGAAGCAGTAAACTGGGCGAGCAGAGAAAAATTACCTGTCCTTTTTGTAATTCAGAATAACCGGTATGCTATTTCTGTTCCTGTTGAACATCAAACGGCAGGCAAGGATGGTTCAGTAGCTGAGATGATGGGAGGATTTTACACTCTGCATCGAAAAAAAATTGATGGAACAAATTTTTTCGAATCTTACAAAAAAATTCAGGAAGCGATCAGTTACATAAAAAGCGGAAAAGGTCCTGCACTAATTGAAGCAGAAGTTGTCAGGCTGCAATCACATTCATCTTCTGACGATCAGAAAAAATACAGAACGAAAGAAGAACTGGAAAAGGATAAACAAAATGATCCGATAGAAAAATTTGCTGCTCAACTTAAAGCTGAAGGTTTGTTGAATGAAAATGAATATCAGAATCTCTGGAAAGAAATAAATGAGGAAATAGAAAAAGCTGCTGATAAAGCATATCAGGCAAATGACCCTGATCCACGTGATGCAGCAAAATATGTTTTTGACGAAAGCGGGCTGAAAGAATCTCTGGATTATGAGAAAAGCAATCCATCTGGTGAAAAGATCGTGATGGTGGATGCAATAAATCATGCTCTCCACGAGGAGATGAAACGTAATAAAGATATGTACATTTTCGGTGAAGATATCGCTGATTTAAAAGGCGGTGTGTTTACAGCAACAAAAGGATTATCAACAACTTTTGGCGATGATAGGGTATTCAACTCACCACTTGCAGAAGCAAGTATTCTTGGTGTTGCAAATGGAATGGCGTTAGCTGGATTAAAACCTGTCGTTGAAATTCAATTTGGCGATTACATCTGGCCTGCATTTATGCAAATGAAAAATGAAACTGCTGCTATGCGTTATCGTTCAAACAATGCGTGGTCAACACCTGTAGTTGTTCGTGTTGCTGTTGGCGGATATATTCATGGCGGACTTTGCCATAGTCAAAACATCGAATCAATTTATGCACACGTTCCGGGAATTTATATCGCTTTTCCGAGTAACGCAGCAGATGCAAAAGGGTTACTAAAAACTGCTTGTAGAATAAATGACCCTGTTTTATTCTGTGAGCATAAAGGGTTATATCGTCAGAGTTCAGCAATTTTTCCTGAACCTGATGATGATTATCTGATTCCTTTTGGGAAAGCAAAAGTTGTAAAAGAAGGAAACGATATTACAGTTGTTTCTTACGGAGTTTCAATGTGGGATTCAGTTCTTGCAGCAAAAAAATTGGAAGAAGAATCCGGTTATTCTGTTGAAGTGATTGATATCAGAACAATAATTCCGCTTGATGAAGAAACTATTTTCAGATCAGTTAAGAAAACGAATAAAGTAATTGTTATACACGAAGATACTTTAACAGGAGGTTTTGGTGGCGAGATAGCTGCGCGAATTTCTGATAATTGTTTTCAGTATTTGGATGGACCGGTCAAACGGATTGCAGCAAAAGATACTCACATTCCCTATGCACCGGTTTTGGAAAATGTTGTTCTGCCATCCAGAACTCAGATATATAACGGTATTAAAGAGTTAATAGAATATTAGACAAAGGCTGAGCCCAAGGCGAAGAGATTTGAAATGGAATATCCGAATTTTACAAATATGTCAGTTTGGAAGAAGTCAATTGATTTGCTTCTTAAAATCTATGTAATTACAAAATCTTTTCCATCTGACGAAAGATTTGGATTGATAAGTGATATGCGTCGTGCAGTAAATTCTATTTCTCATAATTTTTCCGAAGGATTTGGAAGATTTGAACCTCGTGACAAAACAAGATTTTATAAAATATCACGTGGAAGTGGATACGAACCAATGAGCCAGAGTTTTGCTTCATTTAAGCTGGGTTATATTCGAGAAAAAAATGCACTTGATGAAATCATTACCGACACAACTAAAATAGTAAATGAATTAACAGCATTAAAATTTCATTAGAAAAGAAAGCAGGATAGACAGATGAATAAAAATGTTTCAGGTCTTCGCATTATCCTTTGCCTCGAGGGAGTTTGAACATGGAAATAATCATGCCCAAAATGGGTGAAAGCGTTAGTGAAGGAACAATTATAAAATGGCACAAAAAGGTCGGTGATTCTGTAAAGATGGATGAAATTATTTTTGAAATCAGTACAGATAAAGTTGATACAGAAATTCCATCACCAGTTGCAGGTGTTTTGACAGAAATAAAATATAAAGAAGGTGAAACAGTTGAAGTCGGAACTGTTGTTGCTATTATTAATGGTGGAAGTTCTTCTGATGTTAGTGCAAAACCTGAAATTGAAGTGAAGAAAGTCGAAGAACAACAAGTCACTGAAATTAAAAAGCCTGTTGAAGAAAAAGTTATTGAGACTGCTGTTCCAGCAGGAGATCTGTTTGCAATTGAAATGCCGAAGATGGGTGAATCGGTGATGGAAGGAACGATTATAAAGTGGTTTAAAAAAGTTGGTGATCACATAAAGAAAGACGAGACTATTTTTGAAATCAGCACTGACAAAGTTGATACCGAAATTCCATCACCTGTTGAAGGAACACTTGCGGAAGTTTTAATTGGTGAACAAGAAACTGTTGCTGTCGGAACTATAGTTGCAAAAATAAGTACGGGTGCCGGAACAATCATTTCTGCAAAAAAGGAAACCATCACTGAAAAGAAAATTGAAATACCACAGCCAGTCTCGATGCACGATAATTTTTCTAAAACTATTTCAGTCGAAAAAGAAAAATCAAAGGGTGAGGGAAGTCAGTTTTATTCACCGCTTGTTTTAAGTATTGCACAGAAAGAAAATGTCAGCTTCGATGAACTCCGAAAAATATCAGGAACTGGATTGGATAGCAGAGTAACGAAAAAGGATATTTTATCTTACATTGAAAACAGAAGCAGGCAAAAAGTTTCATCGAAACCAGTTGAAGAAAAAATTGAGAGAAAAGCAGCACCCGCCCCGTCATTTATTCCTTCAGAAGTCAAAACTTTTTCATCTGGTTCTGGTGTGGAAAGAATTCCAATGGATAATATCCGGCAAAAGATAATGGATCATATGGTTGCAAGCCGTGATACTTCTGTTCATGTCTCTGCAATGTTAGAGGTTGATATGATGCGTATTCACAATTATATACAGGAATATAAAGATGAATTCCAGAAGCAATATGGAATTAAATTGACTTACATGGCTTTCATCGCTCAGGCTTGCGTTAAAGCATTGAAAGCTTATCCACTTGTCAATTCTACTATTGATGGAAACACTATACTTCAGAAAAATTTTGTTAATCTTGGAATCGCAGTCGCAATACAACCAACAGGATTAATTGTTCCGAATATCAAAAGCGCTGAACAGTTAAACCTGATTGGATTAGCAAAAGCTGTGAATGATTTAGCATTCCGGTCAAGAAATAAAAAATTAACTCCTGATGATATTTCTGGCGGAACTTTTTCAATCACAAATTATGGTGTATTTGGTACTATTTTCGGAACACCCATAATCAATCAGCCTGAAGTTGCAATACTTGGTGTGGGCGCTGTAATTAAAAAACCGATAGTTGTAAACGTGGATGGTTCGGATTCAATTGCCATCAGACCGGTATTGGCGTTAACTTTATCACACGATCACAGGTTAATCGATGGTATGTTAGGTGGTATGTTCATGAAACATCTTAAAGAAACATTAGAGAATTTTGATTCAGAGAATTTTTAATACTCAGCGAGATCACTTCATTCGGCAATCGCCGGATTCTTGATGACAATAGGAAAATTTATGAGTGTAATTAATAAACATCAAAAAGCTTTTATAGAGCAAATAGAAAAAGAAAAAATTCCTTTAGGAAAAAGACCTGATTGGTTGAAGGTTAAACTTCCCACAGGTGATAATTATTCTGATGTGCGCAGTATAATGCGTGAGAAGAAACTAAACACTGTTTGTGAGGAAGCAAAATGTCCGAACATTGCTGAATGCTGGAATCATCGAACTGCAACTTTTATGATTCTTGGAGACACTTGCACAAGAAGCTGTGGATTCTGTAACGTTAAACTTGGTTTGCCAACTGAACTTGATTTAGATGAGCCAAGAAGAGTTGTTGAAGCAATCAAGCAGCTTAATTTAAAACACGCAGTAATAACTTCGGTTAACAGAGATGAACTCGAAGATGGCGGTTCGTTTATTTTTAAGGAATGTGTCAGACTTTTAAGGGAAGAAAAACCTGATTGTACCGTTGAAATTCTTATTCCGGATTTTAAAGGTGATGAAAAAGCATTTGAAACTATAATGCAATTTCCACCTGATATTTTGAATCATAATCTTGAAACTGTAAAAAGATTATATCACGCAGTTCGTCCCCAAGCGAAGTATGATAGAAGTTTAAATTTGATTGAATGGTTTTCCCGCGAAGCAGGATCCCGTTTTGCAGGAAAATTTCGCAGATTAAAAACTAAAAGCGGAATCATGGTTGGTATCGGTGAGAGAACAGAAGAAGTTTTGGAAATTATGAATGATCTGCTTCAACACGGATGTGAGATTATGACTATCGGTCAATACCTTCAACCGACAAAACTGCATTTACCTGTAGATCGGTTTGTTCCTCCTGATGAATTCAGGATGTATAAAGAAGAAGGGTTGAAAATGGGTTTCAAAGTTGTTGAATCATCACCATTGGTACGAAGTTCGTACCACGCAGATCGACACGCAAGAGAAGTATTTTAGTTTAAGTACAAATAAAACCGTTTCATTCAGCCGGAATAAGATTTGTGATTTTTACTTCATTGAATTTAAAAATATTTTGAAATATATCTATGAAAAAATTT is from Ignavibacteriota bacterium and encodes:
- a CDS encoding four helix bundle protein, with protein sequence MEYPNFTNMSVWKKSIDLLLKIYVITKSFPSDERFGLISDMRRAVNSISHNFSEGFGRFEPRDKTRFYKISRGSGYEPMSQSFASFKLGYIREKNALDEIITDTTKIVNELTALKFH
- the sucB gene encoding 2-oxoglutarate dehydrogenase, E2 component, dihydrolipoamide succinyltransferase, with the translated sequence MEIIMPKMGESVSEGTIIKWHKKVGDSVKMDEIIFEISTDKVDTEIPSPVAGVLTEIKYKEGETVEVGTVVAIINGGSSSDVSAKPEIEVKKVEEQQVTEIKKPVEEKVIETAVPAGDLFAIEMPKMGESVMEGTIIKWFKKVGDHIKKDETIFEISTDKVDTEIPSPVEGTLAEVLIGEQETVAVGTIVAKISTGAGTIISAKKETITEKKIEIPQPVSMHDNFSKTISVEKEKSKGEGSQFYSPLVLSIAQKENVSFDELRKISGTGLDSRVTKKDILSYIENRSRQKVSSKPVEEKIERKAAPAPSFIPSEVKTFSSGSGVERIPMDNIRQKIMDHMVASRDTSVHVSAMLEVDMMRIHNYIQEYKDEFQKQYGIKLTYMAFIAQACVKALKAYPLVNSTIDGNTILQKNFVNLGIAVAIQPTGLIVPNIKSAEQLNLIGLAKAVNDLAFRSRNKKLTPDDISGGTFSITNYGVFGTIFGTPIINQPEVAILGVGAVIKKPIVVNVDGSDSIAIRPVLALTLSHDHRLIDGMLGGMFMKHLKETLENFDSENF
- a CDS encoding tungsten formylmethanofuran dehydrogenase; amino-acid sequence: MGFEKKQLIEILTMMIRSRSIDAKAMRILKQGKSFFHIAAEGHEAVQMAIGLHLDPKKDWLFPYYRDLGTVLMAGLTPEEVFLGTFAKANDPASGGRQLPVHWGMINAQLPSQSSPTGTQFLQAVGTAMASKRKGIKNVSYVSSGEGTTSQGEFHEAVNWASREKLPVLFVIQNNRYAISVPVEHQTAGKDGSVAEMMGGFYTLHRKKIDGTNFFESYKKIQEAISYIKSGKGPALIEAEVVRLQSHSSSDDQKKYRTKEELEKDKQNDPIEKFAAQLKAEGLLNENEYQNLWKEINEEIEKAADKAYQANDPDPRDAAKYVFDESGLKESLDYEKSNPSGEKIVMVDAINHALHEEMKRNKDMYIFGEDIADLKGGVFTATKGLSTTFGDDRVFNSPLAEASILGVANGMALAGLKPVVEIQFGDYIWPAFMQMKNETAAMRYRSNNAWSTPVVVRVAVGGYIHGGLCHSQNIESIYAHVPGIYIAFPSNAADAKGLLKTACRINDPVLFCEHKGLYRQSSAIFPEPDDDYLIPFGKAKVVKEGNDITVVSYGVSMWDSVLAAKKLEEESGYSVEVIDIRTIIPLDEETIFRSVKKTNKVIVIHEDTLTGGFGGEIAARISDNCFQYLDGPVKRIAAKDTHIPYAPVLENVVLPSRTQIYNGIKELIEY
- the lipA gene encoding lipoyl synthase gives rise to the protein MSVINKHQKAFIEQIEKEKIPLGKRPDWLKVKLPTGDNYSDVRSIMREKKLNTVCEEAKCPNIAECWNHRTATFMILGDTCTRSCGFCNVKLGLPTELDLDEPRRVVEAIKQLNLKHAVITSVNRDELEDGGSFIFKECVRLLREEKPDCTVEILIPDFKGDEKAFETIMQFPPDILNHNLETVKRLYHAVRPQAKYDRSLNLIEWFSREAGSRFAGKFRRLKTKSGIMVGIGERTEEVLEIMNDLLQHGCEIMTIGQYLQPTKLHLPVDRFVPPDEFRMYKEEGLKMGFKVVESSPLVRSSYHADRHAREVF